The genomic stretch CTCTCTTTTTCCATGGAAATTTCAGTCTTATGCTTTGGTTTTGGCGTTGCCGATTTATTGTTGATTGGCTTTGGAGCCTTTCCTGGTTTATCAGCAATAATGCCTTTTGGCACGGTAGATTTTACTTCACTTTTTGGAGGATTTGGATCTTTTGCATCTGTTGCTAACGGACCGGCAACCTTGTCTTTTTCCTCCGTAACATTGCTATTTACATTCGTTTTAACTGCATCAAGCGGCTTATCTTTCTTAAAATCTTCCGCGCCTTCTTCAGTTGTTGGCAAGTTAGATTCTAACGTATCTAATTCCTTTTTGAGTGATTCTTTAAAACTCGCCGCCGTAAATTTCTTTTTCTTAGCTTCTTTGGAAGTCGCTTCAATACTTGCGTAATGCGATGTTCTGTTATTAACTTGTTGCTGCTCTTCTACTGGCAAAATAGCCGCAGCTTTTACTTCTTGCGCTTTTACATCTGATTTTGGATGTACTTCTTGTTCCTCTTTTGCGCCTTTTACATGTTTTAGCGTGTCTTGAAACGCTTTGTCACTTTCTGGCGTCGAAGGCGTTTTTATAACTATATATTCTTTCTTTTCCGCTTCTTTACCTTTTGGTACTGCACCTTCTTTGGAAGCCGCTTTTTTAGCGTCTGTTCCTTTTGCTGCAGCAGCATTTGTATTTTTTGGTGTTGCAACGGCACTATTTGTTGCTGGTTTTTTCACTTGAATAGCTGCACCTGAAGATTTTTTTCCTTTAGAATTTTTAACTTCTTTGGTTTTGCTAGGTGCCGCATTGCTTTCCGTTTTTGGAACTACAAATAACTCCGCTTTTTTATCGTCGGTAGCTTTTTTACCCTTTTTTTTAGCTTTTTTTGGCGCAATAAATAGATTTGACCGAGAGGAATTTCCTTTCGATGCATCTGTTCTTTTTTTTTGAGCGCGCGCTGTATTCATGCAATATCTATGTTAATCTAATTTTTTAATTTACCATTCGATGTGTACCATTTTCTCCATCCATTTTAAACGGAATAAGCTAATATTCCACGGAACTTTCTCTAGCAAAATGTCTTGCGCCATGTGTTCTATTTTTAGCTTTATGCTTTCTTCTGTAATCGTAATATATCCGTCACGCTTTATAAACATATCGCGCAAGGTGTTTATGGTGCTTTTTTTCAATACAACCCAATGCGTTAAAACGGCGTTCAACAATTCGTCACAAAGTGCTTTGTCTTCGGTTGTCAAAGGCGTTTGATAGTCAATAATTGTTTCCAACGGAATTCCGAGCATTATTTTTTCTAAGGTCAATTCTACATCTGTAACTTCTTCATTTTCTGTTGCCAAATAGTGCAATAACATACACGCTTTGTCAATGTCTTTGATTTCATTATTTTCTGTGACTAAATCAGCGCCTTTTAAAAAGGTTGTTAAGAAAGGATGTAACAGAATTAAGCCTGATTTCTCCGTGGTTAACGCAACGTCTTTTAGTGTTTTTGGTGTTTTCGCTTTCGCGAGAAATGACTCTGTATCATTCGCCGTTGTATTTTCTAAATCAGCAGCAGTTTTTTCGTGTACATTTCTATTTTCAGTAATTGCTTTTTCACTTTCTTTTTTAATAGTATCAGAAACTTTTTCGTTGGTTTGATGCTTCTCTGTTTTATCTTTTTCTGTTTGAAGGTTTTCAATTTCAGCTTCATCCTCAATTTCATCAACTAATTGATTGTCAGACGTTGCATCTATTAAATCTTTCGTTGATTGTTGTGAATCTTTTTTCTGAGTCAACACATCTTTTGTGGTGTCTCGCTGATTTTTAGAAGTTTCGTTTACGACAGTTCCAATTTTTGAGACACTAATAGTTATATTTTTTCCTGCTTCATGTTGTACAATTGCCTGTAAAAGTGCAATTGAAATGTAGCGTTCATTACTTTTTGTAATCCGTTTTCCTTCCGATTGTACTTTTGGTTGTAATAGTTGCAGAAACGTTTTTGAAAATTGTGTTATGGAACTACTTACGCCAAGTGTTTTGTGCCAAATACTCGCTACGGAATTATCATAGTACAGCTGAAAACCTTCGAATATTGCTTTGATAAATTGTTTAAAGAAAGTAGTTTCTAGCGTTATGTGTTGCGTTGTAAATTGCTGTTTGGTTTCTATAAGTGCTGAAAACGCTGTATGATCATTCCGCAGCAGCGATAACATACGTTCAATAGCATCCGATGATTGTATAAATAACGTTTTGAGCTTTGTTTTTTCAGTACTTGTAAATTCAGACGTATTCAACCATTCTTTGAATGATTTTACAGGAATGTACGCTTCTAATATTCCATCAGAAAGATATCTTAATAGCGCATCAAACGGAGACGCTTCTGGTGTAATTCTTGCGATAATTTTTCCATCACTAGAAGTTCCATCCGACTGAATGTTAATTAATTGCTGACTTATTTGATGAATGATTTCTTTCTGTAAGGTTTCTAAATTCAAATCATCAACCTCAACATTTATATCAATGGAATCAATTGCACATTTTGTGTTTGGGTATTTTTTGTCCCAATTATCGCAAATACTTTCCACACGTGGCAACAATCTATTTTGAAAAAAATCAACATAATATTGTTCCCACGAAACAAGTCCGTCATTATGATTTACATCAACTTCAAACGCTATGTTATGAATTGTATGCATCAATTAGTTATCTAGTTCTCGTTGAAAAAGTGGTACTTAATTCGTTTACAAGCACTTGATCTTTACCATTGAAAGTGGCTAAATATTCATCTGTTATTTTTATTCTTGATCCTCCATCTCCATAATCAATAGTACGATCATCTGATGTCGTTTTAATACTTGTCATCAGTGAAGCTGCAGTATCGTTCTCAACACAACGTAACAGTTCTAAAGACATTAATTCTAGTACTTCATCTACATTTAGAAATAATTTTTTATCTTCATTATTAATGTTGGTATTGTTCAAGAAATTATTTTGTAGTTCAGTTCTAGTTGAATTGATCTGACCGATTAATTCCAAGCCATCAGTGTTAAGATTTTTTGATCTACTTATTGCAAGTACAGTATCTCGTAAAGGAGTCAACACATTCGTTTTTATATTGCCTTCATACGGTTTTCCTCCAAATTTCTCATTTAGTCTATTTAATTCATCATTTACTCCTAAAATTTCGAGTCTGTCAGTATATGAAGTTGTACACACCAAACGTCCTAGAGGACTTGTTGGATCTGTTGGGTTCGCTGGTCCGGATGGGTTATCACGAGTTGATGAAATTGTAACTTGATTTTCACTTGTACAACTAACACCATTTACAGCAAGTGTAACAAGTGTTCTTTGTCCAACAGTTGTACTTGCATCTAGCATATATCTGTGTGGATTTGTAGAGCTTGGGTCTAATTGTGCTCCGTCTGGTAATAGTAGTACACCGTAGTCAAAATAATTTTTATCACTATATGTATGCTTATATCTAAATATATATCCGGCGGCGCCAGGAATCCAGTTAGAATTATCCACATCATGCGTAATATCATCATCAGCAGGAAATTTGTATACACGTGTTGTTCCAACAATATCATTGCCTATTTGAAATTGAATTTCATTCCCAACTTCTCCAAATGGCACTAAAGATGGATTGAACACATAATTTTCGCCTTCTACTTCAATAAATGCAGTTCCTTGCGGAGATGTAAGAACAGCATCTGCTGTTCTAATTGGTAGTAAAACTTTTAAAGGTTCTGTATCTTCTTTCCAGCAATAGCTTTCGTTCAAATTGAGTTGTGCTGGTTCTGGACTATTTTCACGTATGGTAATATCTACAGGAGTTGTTTCACAAGGAGTAGTATCCATCAATTCAGGCTTTACAGAAACTGTTGCTGAATATGTTCTATCTACACTTCCATCGATTGATTGAATAATATGTCCTGTGAGCTCATTAATTAAAGCTCCGCTTTCGTCCAACCATTTTACTTCTAAATAATTTTCTGGATTGTTTACACCTATTATGTTATAATTTGCTACTAAATCTACAATTAAATTATCTCCTTCCCAACGCTCATTTTGGTATGTAGCTTCTACACTTTCTGGAGTTTGGTATACAAATGTATGTGCTACTTCTATGTTACCAATCTCGAAGCCTATTCGTTGTCCTATTAAATTAAATTGGAATTGTGATAGTTGAAATATATATTCATCTCCATTTGGTTGAATGAATCCACCACCTTGTGGTGATGTAAGGACAACTTCTGCTGGCGAAACTGGTATTATAATATCAGCTGCCATTATTGAACCGCCATAACAATACCCTCTTTCTAGTATAAAAGTTGGACGTGTTCTATTTATGGACACTTCAATAGCGACTGTTTCACAAGGATCAACATCTATTAGACTAGCTCTGACAGCTATAATAACACTGTATGTTATTGCTACTGTTCCTCCATCCGAAGGAATTCTATGTTGTGTAATATCTCCTTCAATCAAAACATTGTTGTTATCAAACCATTTTACTTCTAAATAATTTTGTGGATTGCTTACACCAGGTACTGTATAATTAGCTATTAAATTAACAATGACATCTTCACCGTCCCAACCTACAAGTTCATCATTAGCATTTATGTTATCAATACCTGGAACTTTGTACACTGTTGTTGATGCAACAGGTGAACCATCTATATGAATATTAATTTGTTGTCCTACAAGGTTATTTGGAACAAGTCCTGATTCAAATTTTGTAATACCCGAAATAGTTTCTATAAAGTTACCTTGCGGAGAAGTAATATTTGCTTCAGGATCAACATCAAGGACTATGGAGTCTCCAAAACAAATTCCTGTCGGTATGTCTAACATAGGTCTTGGTATTGTAAAACCTATTTCAAAAAATATT from Kordia antarctica encodes the following:
- a CDS encoding contractile injection system tape measure protein — encoded protein: MHTIHNIAFEVDVNHNDGLVSWEQYYVDFFQNRLLPRVESICDNWDKKYPNTKCAIDSIDINVEVDDLNLETLQKEIIHQISQQLINIQSDGTSSDGKIIARITPEASPFDALLRYLSDGILEAYIPVKSFKEWLNTSEFTSTEKTKLKTLFIQSSDAIERMLSLLRNDHTAFSALIETKQQFTTQHITLETTFFKQFIKAIFEGFQLYYDNSVASIWHKTLGVSSSITQFSKTFLQLLQPKVQSEGKRITKSNERYISIALLQAIVQHEAGKNITISVSKIGTVVNETSKNQRDTTKDVLTQKKDSQQSTKDLIDATSDNQLVDEIEDEAEIENLQTEKDKTEKHQTNEKVSDTIKKESEKAITENRNVHEKTAADLENTTANDTESFLAKAKTPKTLKDVALTTEKSGLILLHPFLTTFLKGADLVTENNEIKDIDKACMLLHYLATENEEVTDVELTLEKIMLGIPLETIIDYQTPLTTEDKALCDELLNAVLTHWVVLKKSTINTLRDMFIKRDGYITITEESIKLKIEHMAQDILLEKVPWNISLFRLKWMEKMVHIEW